A region of Bacillus rossius redtenbacheri isolate Brsri chromosome 2, Brsri_v3, whole genome shotgun sequence DNA encodes the following proteins:
- the LOC134529235 gene encoding zinc finger BED domain-containing protein 4-like gives MAYLEPRYTIPHRSTFSRKLIPELYNETQDKMKHSLKSVLHGSLTLDMWSSISKQDYMSLTFNSFTSEMERLEYCLEVIPFTFHHHAAGNISSFLKTTLESWEISQSKIHCVITDNAKNMISGMKEARLDRAPCAAHTLQLVVNNSVLKQRNVHDMCSRAKKVVGHFHHSVLATKKLAEFQQQNSLPKNRLKQDEPTRWDSTFFMLQRLFEQRKAVMYLLPELNLLVDLSSADWNLMEKVLPLLELFHRATLAVSNSQTTISEIIPIVNGLKMDLEQFSDETVHASLHSIVKDVVHLLNEYYCNVETESNLFRFAKILDPRFKTSVFSEPGFAEQGRQALLQELENVLPVDPTESKVLRLATPSGPMSSVYSRLIAAKSNASIENCVSVSARQQLQKYLAEPLLPTDESPFLYWKSSEFKSLKKLAVKYLSPPAASVPSERLFSTAGLISSKNRSSLNPEKVRMLVFLNKNLQYFT, from the coding sequence ATGGCATATTTGGAACCCAGATATACAATACCTCATCGCAGTACTTTCTCAAGGAAACTCATTCCAGAGTTATATAATGAAACCCAAGACAAAATGAAACACTCTCTCAAGTCAGTATTGCACGGTAGTTTAACATTGGACATGTGGTCTTCAATTTCAAAACAAGACTACATGTCATTAACTTTTAATTCCTTTACCAGTGAAATGGAAAGACTAGAGTACTGCTTGGAAGTGATTCCATTTACCTTTCACCACCATGCTGCAGGTAACATTTccagtttcttgaaaactacccTTGAATCATGGGAAATCAGCCAATCCAAAATTCACTGTGTTATTACAGATAATGCAAAGAATATGATTTCAGGAATGAAGGAAGCAAGACTAGACAGAGCTCCCTGTGCAGCCCACACACTACAATTAGTTGTTAATAATTCTGTGTTGAAACAGAGAAATGTGCATGACATGTGCAGTCGAGCAAAGAAAGTTGTAGGCCACTTCCATCATTCCGTGTTAGCCACAAAGAAATTGGCAGAATTTCAACAACAAAACAGTTTGCCAAAAAATCGTCTAAAGCAAGATGAACCCACTAGATGGGACAGCACATTTTTTATGCTACAGCGACTCTTTGAGCAAAGAAAAGCGGTTATGTACTTGCTTCCAGAACTAAATTTACTAGTTGACTTGTCCTCTGCTGACTGGAATCTCATGGAGAAGGTATTACCTTTGCTTGAGCTGTTCCACAGAGCCACCCTAGCAGTCAGTAATTCACAGACCACCATTTCTGAAATTATCCCTATAGTTAATGGATTGAAAATGGACCTGGAACAATTTTCTGATGAAACTGTGCATGCAAGCTTGCATTCCATTGTAAAAGATGTAGTTCATCTGTTAAATGAATACTACTGTAATGTTGAAACTGAAAGTAATTTATTCAGGTTTGCCAAAATCTTAGATCCACGATTTAAGACTAGTGTTTTCAGTGAGCCAGGATTTGCTGAACAGGGGAGGCAGGCACTGCTACAGGAACTTGAGAATGTCCTTCCTGTAGATCCAACAGAAAGTAAAGTGTTGCGACTTGCAACACCGTCTGGTCCAATGTCATCTGTGTACAGCAGATTAATAGCTGCCAAAAGTAATGCCTCCATTGAAAACTGTGTTTCTGTATCTGCTCGACAACAGTTGCAGAAATACTTGGCCGAACCTTTGCTGCCTACAGATGAAAGTCCTTTCTTATATTGGAAATCGTCAGAGTTCAAGTCGCTCAAGAAACTGGCAGTTAAATACTTAAGCCCACCTGCAGCATCTGTTCCTTCTGAACGGTTATTCAGTACTGCTGGTTTGATCAGCAGTAAGAATAGGAGTTCATTGAATCCAGAAAAGGTCAGGATGCTGGTGTTTCTTAACAAGAACCTCCAATATTTCACATGA